The following coding sequences lie in one Bifidobacterium sp. ESL0690 genomic window:
- the rpsH gene encoding 30S ribosomal protein S8 has translation MTMTDPIADMLTRLRNASAAKHETVSMPYSKFKAAIAEILKREGYIKDFTATDARVGQNLEITLKYGPNGERAIQGIKRISKPGLRRYAKSDALPMPLGGMGVAIISTSAGLLTQKDCLDRGIGGEIVAFVW, from the coding sequence ATGACAATGACAGATCCAATCGCAGACATGCTTACGCGTCTGCGTAATGCGAGTGCGGCGAAGCATGAGACCGTTTCGATGCCGTACTCCAAGTTCAAGGCGGCGATCGCCGAGATCCTCAAGCGCGAAGGCTATATCAAGGACTTCACCGCTACGGATGCTCGCGTCGGCCAGAACCTTGAGATCACGCTGAAGTACGGTCCCAATGGCGAGCGTGCCATTCAGGGCATCAAGCGCATCTCGAAGCCCGGCCTGCGTCGCTATGCAAAGTCGGACGCACTGCCGATGCCGCTCGGTGGCATGGGTGTCGCGATCATTTCGACCAGTGCAGGATTGTTGACCCAGAAAGATTGCCTCGACCGGGGCATCGGCGGCGAGATCGTCGCCTTCGTTTGGTGA
- the rplF gene encoding 50S ribosomal protein L6, with protein MASHIGKLPVTIPAGVEVKIDGQNFSVKGAKGSDSYTIPDGITARVEDNTIYFDPADDQLQTRADHGLARSIVASMVQGVHEGFTKTLDIVGTGYRAQMKGKGIEFSLGYSHTITVNPPEGITFELPNANQVIVKGIDKQAVGQAAANIRALRKPEPYKGKGIKYSDEHILRKAGKAGK; from the coding sequence ATGGCATCACATATTGGTAAGCTCCCCGTCACCATTCCGGCAGGCGTGGAAGTAAAGATCGACGGACAGAACTTCAGCGTCAAAGGCGCCAAGGGTTCTGATTCCTACACTATTCCCGACGGCATCACCGCTCGCGTCGAAGACAACACCATTTACTTCGACCCGGCCGATGACCAGCTGCAGACCCGTGCAGACCACGGTCTGGCCCGTTCCATCGTTGCTTCGATGGTTCAGGGTGTCCACGAAGGTTTCACCAAGACGCTGGACATCGTCGGCACCGGTTACCGTGCGCAGATGAAGGGCAAGGGCATTGAGTTCTCGCTCGGCTATTCGCACACCATCACCGTCAACCCGCCCGAAGGCATCACCTTCGAGCTGCCGAACGCCAATCAGGTGATCGTCAAGGGTATTGACAAGCAGGCGGTCGGTCAGGCCGCGGCCAATATCCGCGCACTTCGCAAGCCGGAACCCTACAAGGGCAAGGGCATCAAGTACTCCGACGAACACATCCTGCGCAAGGCTGGAAAGGCTGGTAAGTGA
- the rplR gene encoding 50S ribosomal protein L18, with protein sequence MTVKIFGKGKKVARLRRHARLRKHISGTAERPRLVVTRSNRHMVAQIVDDTKGITLVSESTITHDFDGFKGTKTEAAQKVGELIAKKAKDAGIDSVVFDRGGNKYHGRVAAVAEGARQGGLAL encoded by the coding sequence ATGACAGTCAAGATTTTCGGTAAAGGCAAGAAAGTCGCAAGGCTTCGTCGTCACGCTCGTCTGCGCAAGCACATCAGCGGCACCGCAGAGCGTCCACGTCTCGTCGTCACTCGTTCGAACCGTCACATGGTCGCGCAGATCGTTGACGATACCAAGGGCATCACTTTGGTCAGCGAGTCCACCATCACCCATGATTTCGATGGGTTCAAGGGCACCAAGACCGAAGCCGCACAGAAGGTCGGCGAGCTGATTGCCAAGAAGGCCAAGGACGCGGGCATCGATTCCGTCGTCTTCGACCGTGGTGGCAACAAGTATCATGGTCGCGTCGCAGCCGTTGCTGAAGGCGCCCGTCAGGGAGGTCTTGCACTGTGA
- the rpsE gene encoding 30S ribosomal protein S5, translating to MSDNEKETQVTEENQNTQASNDNKQGQRNDDRRGSRRGGRGEGRRGERRGERRGRREENRGDELLDRVVTINRVSKTRKGGRSMSFAALVVVGDGNGTVGVGYGKSREVPAAIAKGQLDAKKHMFTVPRVRGTVTHPVIGHDAAGTVLLRPAAPGTGVIAGGAVRAVMECAGISDILTKSMGSATAVNVVRATVDALKQLEEPEEIAARRGLTVEEVAPDTLLRARAEGIAEARKAREDAKAEAEQAKDGEE from the coding sequence GTGAGCGACAACGAAAAGGAAACCCAAGTGACTGAAGAAAATCAGAACACGCAGGCGTCCAACGACAACAAGCAAGGTCAGCGCAACGACGATCGTCGCGGTTCACGCCGTGGCGGACGCGGTGAAGGCCGTCGAGGAGAGCGTCGCGGTGAACGCCGTGGCCGTCGCGAGGAAAATCGTGGCGACGAGCTGCTCGATCGCGTCGTGACCATCAACCGCGTTTCCAAGACCCGTAAGGGTGGTCGTAGCATGAGCTTCGCCGCTCTCGTGGTGGTCGGAGACGGCAACGGCACCGTCGGTGTTGGCTATGGCAAGTCCCGTGAGGTTCCTGCCGCCATCGCCAAGGGTCAGCTTGACGCCAAGAAGCACATGTTCACCGTTCCGCGCGTTCGCGGCACTGTGACCCACCCGGTCATCGGCCATGACGCAGCAGGCACCGTTCTGCTTCGTCCTGCCGCTCCCGGCACCGGTGTAATCGCCGGCGGTGCTGTCCGCGCCGTCATGGAGTGCGCCGGCATCTCCGATATTCTCACCAAGTCCATGGGCAGCGCCACCGCGGTCAACGTGGTTCGTGCCACCGTGGATGCCCTGAAGCAGCTCGAGGAGCCGGAAGAGATCGCGGCACGCCGTGGCTTGACCGTTGAGGAAGTCGCTCCCGACACCCTGCTCCGCGCTCGTGCCGAAGGCATCGCCGAAGCCCGCAAGGCTCGCGAGGACGCCAAGGCCGAAGCCGAACAAGCCAAGGATGGTGAAGAGTAA
- the rpmD gene encoding 50S ribosomal protein L30, whose protein sequence is MADLKITLTKGLVNRKPAQRDTVRTLGLHKIGQTVVREDTPATRGLINAVRHLVTVEEA, encoded by the coding sequence ATGGCAGATCTGAAGATTACACTTACCAAAGGTCTGGTCAACCGCAAGCCCGCCCAGCGCGACACTGTTCGCACACTCGGCCTGCACAAGATCGGTCAGACGGTTGTCCGTGAGGACACTCCTGCAACCCGCGGTCTGATCAATGCGGTTCGCCACTTGGTCACGGTTGAGGAGGCCTGA
- the rplO gene encoding 50S ribosomal protein L15: MAKQEENTILQMHDLHPAPGSKKNRIRVGRGEGSKGKTSGRGAKGTLKRYQVRPGFEGGQLPLYMRLPKLRGFKSPFKKEFQVVNVSALSELFPKGGEVSVEDLVKAGAVRAGYPVKVLGDGETKVAFTLKGVKASKSAKAKIEAAGGSISEE, from the coding sequence ATGGCAAAGCAAGAAGAAAACACGATTTTGCAGATGCACGATCTGCATCCTGCGCCGGGTTCCAAGAAGAACCGCATCCGCGTGGGCCGTGGTGAAGGTTCCAAGGGTAAGACCTCGGGACGTGGCGCCAAGGGCACGTTGAAGCGTTATCAGGTTCGTCCTGGCTTCGAAGGTGGCCAGCTGCCTCTGTACATGCGCCTGCCGAAGCTTCGCGGCTTTAAGAGCCCCTTCAAGAAGGAATTCCAGGTCGTCAACGTCTCCGCTCTTTCCGAGCTGTTCCCGAAGGGTGGAGAGGTCAGCGTTGAGGACTTGGTCAAGGCCGGTGCGGTTCGCGCCGGATACCCTGTCAAGGTCCTGGGCGACGGTGAGACCAAGGTCGCGTTCACGCTCAAGGGCGTGAAGGCTTCCAAGTCCGCCAAGGCCAAGATCGAGGCTGCAGGCGGCTCCATTTCCGAAGAGTAA
- a CDS encoding adenylate kinase, with protein MRLLIMGPQGVGKGTQAKLIAEHYGIPHISTGDIFRYNMKNNTPLGQEAKSYTDKGQLVPDELTNKIVKDRLAMDDAKNGWILDGYPRNAAQVEALDKMLEELGTPLDKVVALDADRDILMKRIAKRAAEEGRADDNAEAIAQRLKTYDEETAPLLDTYKSRGCLVPIDGEGDIDDISKTIFDALD; from the coding sequence ATGCGTCTTTTGATTATGGGCCCGCAAGGAGTGGGCAAGGGAACCCAGGCCAAGCTGATTGCCGAGCACTACGGCATTCCGCACATCTCCACCGGTGACATCTTCCGTTACAACATGAAGAACAACACCCCGCTGGGCCAGGAGGCCAAGAGCTACACCGACAAGGGTCAGCTTGTTCCCGATGAACTGACCAACAAGATCGTCAAGGACCGCTTGGCCATGGACGATGCCAAGAACGGTTGGATTCTTGACGGCTACCCGCGCAACGCGGCCCAGGTCGAGGCACTCGACAAGATGCTTGAAGAACTCGGCACCCCGCTCGACAAGGTTGTGGCGCTTGATGCCGACCGCGACATCCTGATGAAGCGCATCGCCAAGCGTGCCGCTGAAGAAGGCCGTGCCGACGACAACGCCGAAGCCATCGCCCAGCGCCTCAAGACTTATGACGAAGAGACAGCTCCGCTGCTTGACACCTATAAGTCCCGTGGCTGCTTGGTGCCAATCGACGGTGAAGGCGATATCGACGATATCTCCAAGACCATTTTCGATGCCTTGGACTGA
- the infA gene encoding translation initiation factor IF-1: MAKDGVIEVEGQVVEALPNAMFRVELENKHIVLATISGKMRKNYIRILPQDRVVLEMSPYDLNRGRITYRYK, translated from the coding sequence ATGGCTAAAGACGGTGTGATTGAAGTCGAAGGTCAGGTAGTGGAAGCACTGCCGAACGCGATGTTTCGCGTCGAACTTGAAAACAAGCACATCGTGCTGGCCACTATCTCGGGCAAGATGCGCAAGAATTATATCCGCATCCTCCCGCAGGACCGTGTGGTCCTCGAAATGAGCCCTTACGACCTGAACCGCGGCCGTATTACGTACCGTTATAAGTAA
- the rpmJ gene encoding 50S ribosomal protein L36, translating into MKVSPSVKRICENCRVIRRHGRVMVICSNPRHKQRQG; encoded by the coding sequence ATGAAGGTCAGCCCTAGTGTGAAGAGGATCTGCGAGAATTGCCGCGTGATCCGTCGTCACGGTCGCGTCATGGTGATCTGCTCCAACCCGCGCCACAAGCAGCGTCAAGGCTGA
- the rpsM gene encoding 30S ribosomal protein S13 — MARLAGVDIPNEKRIEIALTYIFGVGRTRAKETLAATGVNPDTRVKDLSDEQLITLRDYLEANYKIEGDLRREVDADIRRKIQINCYQGQRHRHGLPVRGQRTKTNARTRKGPKRTVAGKKKAVK, encoded by the coding sequence ATGGCACGTCTTGCCGGAGTCGACATCCCCAATGAGAAGCGCATCGAGATTGCCCTCACCTATATCTTTGGTGTCGGCCGTACTCGCGCGAAGGAAACGCTTGCCGCAACCGGTGTGAATCCGGATACCCGCGTCAAGGATCTGAGCGACGAGCAGCTTATTACGCTGCGTGACTATCTTGAGGCCAACTACAAGATTGAAGGCGATCTGCGTCGTGAAGTCGATGCGGATATTCGTCGCAAGATTCAGATCAACTGCTATCAGGGCCAGCGCCATCGCCATGGTCTGCCTGTGCGCGGTCAGCGCACCAAGACCAACGCCCGTACCCGCAAGGGTCCGAAGCGTACCGTCGCTGGAAAGAAAAAGGCCGTCAAGTAA
- the rpsK gene encoding 30S ribosomal protein S11: MAAAKQAVRKPRRRDRKSVPVGQAHIKSTFNNTIISITDPSGAVVAWASGGDVGFKGSRKSTPYAAGMAAESAARKAQEHGVKKVDVYVKGPGSGRETAIRSLQSAGLEVGSITDVTPQAHNGVRPPKRRRV; this comes from the coding sequence ATGGCAGCTGCAAAGCAAGCCGTGCGCAAGCCGCGTCGCCGTGACCGCAAGTCGGTACCGGTCGGCCAAGCGCACATCAAGTCCACTTTCAATAACACCATCATCTCCATCACGGATCCCTCGGGCGCAGTCGTGGCCTGGGCTTCCGGTGGCGATGTCGGTTTCAAGGGCTCACGTAAGTCCACCCCCTACGCCGCAGGCATGGCCGCTGAATCCGCCGCCCGCAAGGCGCAGGAGCACGGCGTCAAGAAGGTTGACGTTTACGTCAAGGGCCCGGGCAGCGGTCGCGAAACCGCCATCCGCTCCCTACAGTCCGCAGGCCTTGAGGTCGGTTCCATCACCGACGTCACCCCGCAGGCCCATAACGGTGTGCGCCCTCCGAAGCGCCGCCGCGTCTGA
- a CDS encoding DNA-directed RNA polymerase subunit alpha, whose product MLIAQRPQLTEESLNPQRSRFTIEPLEPGFGYTLGNSLRRTLLSSIPGAAVTSVRISGALHEFTTLPGVEEDVTEILLNIKGIVLTSEYDEPVVMYLRKSGKGEATAGDITPPAGVTIANPDMHIATLAEDGELEIEFTVERGRGYVPAQMNKQDSDEIGRIPVDSIYSPVLKVSYKVEATRVEQRTDFDKLILDVETKPAISPRDAVASAGSTLVELFGLCRELNTQAEGVEVGPAPVEEEVNPEMSIPIEELNLTQRSYNCLKREGIHTVGELVSHTEQDLLDIRNFGMKSIDEVKEKLESMGLSLKASPLGFDTNNLEGGTFFSPEDE is encoded by the coding sequence GTGCTTATTGCACAGCGTCCGCAACTTACTGAGGAATCACTGAATCCGCAGCGTTCTCGTTTTACCATCGAGCCGCTCGAACCTGGATTCGGCTATACGCTCGGTAATTCGTTGCGTCGTACTCTGTTGAGCTCCATTCCCGGAGCTGCAGTCACTTCGGTGCGTATCTCCGGTGCCCTGCACGAGTTCACCACTCTGCCAGGCGTCGAGGAGGATGTCACCGAGATTCTGCTCAATATCAAGGGAATCGTGCTCACCAGCGAATATGACGAACCGGTTGTCATGTATCTGCGTAAAAGCGGCAAGGGCGAGGCCACCGCGGGGGACATCACCCCTCCGGCCGGCGTCACCATCGCCAACCCGGATATGCATATCGCCACTCTCGCGGAAGACGGCGAGCTCGAGATCGAGTTCACTGTCGAGCGTGGCCGTGGTTATGTCCCCGCGCAGATGAACAAACAGGACAGCGACGAGATTGGCCGCATCCCGGTCGACTCCATCTATTCGCCTGTTCTCAAGGTGAGCTACAAGGTCGAGGCGACCCGTGTCGAACAGCGCACGGACTTCGACAAGCTCATTCTCGATGTGGAGACCAAGCCGGCGATTTCGCCGCGCGATGCCGTCGCATCCGCCGGTTCCACTTTGGTTGAGCTTTTCGGCCTGTGCCGTGAACTCAACACGCAAGCGGAAGGCGTCGAGGTCGGCCCGGCTCCGGTTGAGGAAGAAGTCAACCCGGAGATGTCGATTCCGATCGAGGAACTCAATCTCACCCAGCGCAGCTACAACTGCCTGAAGCGCGAAGGTATCCACACCGTCGGTGAATTGGTGTCCCACACCGAGCAGGATTTGCTCGACATCCGTAATTTCGGTATGAAGTCGATTGATGAGGTCAAAGAGAAGCTCGAAAGCATGGGTCTCTCGTTGAAGGCCTCGCCGCTGGGCTTCGATACCAACAACCTTGAAGGTGGCACCTTCTTCTCGCCTGAAGACGAGTAA
- the rplQ gene encoding 50S ribosomal protein L17: MPTPRKGPHLASSPAHERLMLANMATSLFEHGRIVTTLPKAKRLRPVAERLITFAKKGDLAHRRRVMRVIRNKSIVHKLFTEIAEQMQQREGGYTRIVKIAPSKGNNAPRAIIELVTEPVSAKESVVKEAEASAAVAADKAQVEEAEAKVQKDTAETAKTKTDKAVDEAEAKETEVNADVAADKAEVKKTEAKDADKAAKAKKPAAKKAPAKKSTAKKADKEEK; encoded by the coding sequence ATGCCTACACCTAGAAAAGGGCCGCACCTGGCTTCAAGCCCGGCTCATGAGCGTCTGATGCTCGCGAACATGGCGACCAGCCTGTTCGAGCACGGTCGCATCGTCACCACGCTGCCGAAGGCCAAGCGTCTTCGCCCGGTGGCCGAGCGCCTGATCACCTTCGCTAAGAAGGGCGACCTCGCTCATCGCCGTCGCGTGATGCGCGTCATCCGCAACAAGTCCATCGTGCACAAGCTCTTCACCGAGATCGCCGAGCAGATGCAGCAGCGTGAGGGTGGCTACACCCGCATCGTTAAGATTGCCCCGTCCAAGGGTAACAACGCGCCGCGCGCCATCATCGAACTCGTCACCGAACCGGTGAGCGCCAAGGAATCCGTCGTGAAGGAAGCTGAAGCTTCCGCCGCTGTTGCCGCCGACAAGGCTCAAGTCGAAGAGGCCGAAGCCAAGGTCCAGAAGGACACTGCCGAGACCGCCAAGACCAAGACGGATAAGGCGGTTGACGAAGCCGAAGCCAAGGAGACTGAGGTCAACGCCGACGTCGCTGCGGACAAGGCCGAGGTCAAGAAGACCGAAGCCAAGGACGCCGACAAGGCTGCGAAGGCCAAGAAGCCCGCTGCCAAGAAGGCTCCTGCGAAGAAGTCGACAGCTAAGAAGGCTGACAAGGAAGAGAAGTGA
- a CDS encoding tRNA pseudouridine synthase A, with translation MRLRIDLAYDGGGFHGWAKQPDLRTVQGVVEEALHTVLRVPADDADEPLRLVVAGRTDTGVHAAHQVCHLDVGEQTLQRCVGYMEVSPVEALRRRLSHDLPDDIGLHGVCVAPDGFDARFSALERTYVYRIADGARPADPRLRGFVWKLEDALDISAMNEAAAMTIGLHDFGSFATPNPGGTTIREVKQAVWQRVPVMGMYGNAVGAVRDSSDSAVAVSKETNNGCKKLGSNVGNIAGGNENPADGGVGQSHIPAVSLDSTQSVSSANSGTFKRKSAETEAYKVPLLESGLVCFTIVADAFAHNMVRSLVNACVQVGRHRKSLDWFAQKMAEPVREGSTGPIAACGLTLEHVAYPPNAELASRAVLIRARRTLD, from the coding sequence ATGAGATTACGAATTGACTTGGCATACGACGGCGGCGGCTTCCACGGCTGGGCGAAACAGCCTGATTTGCGTACTGTGCAGGGAGTCGTGGAGGAGGCTCTGCATACCGTTTTGCGTGTGCCTGCCGACGATGCCGACGAACCCTTGCGTCTGGTGGTTGCCGGGCGCACCGACACCGGCGTGCATGCCGCTCATCAGGTCTGTCACCTGGACGTGGGGGAGCAGACGCTTCAGCGTTGCGTTGGGTACATGGAAGTGTCGCCTGTCGAAGCGTTGCGTCGTCGTCTGAGTCATGATTTGCCGGATGATATTGGGCTTCATGGTGTATGCGTGGCCCCAGATGGTTTTGACGCGCGTTTTTCGGCTTTGGAGCGTACGTATGTCTACCGGATTGCTGATGGGGCAAGGCCGGCCGATCCGAGGTTGCGTGGTTTTGTCTGGAAGCTTGAGGATGCACTCGACATTTCGGCGATGAACGAAGCTGCGGCGATGACCATCGGACTGCATGATTTCGGTTCCTTCGCCACTCCAAATCCCGGTGGTACTACTATTCGCGAGGTCAAGCAGGCCGTGTGGCAACGTGTACCCGTGATGGGCATGTACGGGAATGCTGTCGGTGCCGTTCGTGATTCATCCGACTCTGCTGTAGCAGTAAGCAAGGAAACGAACAATGGATGCAAAAAGCTAGGTTCCAATGTTGGCAACATCGCTGGCGGCAATGAGAATCCTGCCGATGGAGGTGTTGGCCAAAGCCACATTCCCGCAGTATCGTTGGACAGTACACAGTCTGTAAGTTCCGCAAATAGTGGCACTTTTAAGCGCAAGTCTGCAGAAACTGAAGCCTATAAGGTCCCGTTGCTGGAATCCGGGCTGGTGTGCTTCACCATCGTGGCGGACGCCTTCGCTCACAACATGGTACGTTCGCTGGTCAATGCTTGCGTGCAGGTCGGCCGGCATCGCAAGTCGCTGGACTGGTTTGCCCAGAAAATGGCGGAACCGGTGCGTGAAGGTTCTACAGGCCCCATCGCCGCATGTGGACTGACGCTGGAGCATGTTGCCTACCCGCCGAACGCCGAGCTCGCCAGCAGAGCTGTGTTGATTCGCGCCCGCCGTACGTTGGATTAA
- the nusA gene encoding transcription termination factor NusA: MELDLTGIHQLAAGQGIDSETLDNALSEALLLAYSKTPNAAKHARVELDDRAGTFTIWARDEKPVEPTEEDPHPRPELGEEYDDTPHDFGRLAASTARQVIRQLFRDAEDERVLGAFAGQKGKLITGVIQQDTKDPANVHVAVGDVEAILPKREQVPGEHYRHGDRLRVYVVTVGRGLKGPEIVVSRSHPELVRKLFEREVPELVSGAVSIMAIAREAGARTKIAVRANTEGVNPKGALIGPGGARVRAVMENLGPEKIDIVDWSKDPAKFVGSALSPAVATGVDIVSEKNKTAIAYIHDDQLSLAIGKEGQNARLAAKLTGWKIGIESSEAHAAAQAQAAAKAAESGETAGNEQ; this comes from the coding sequence ATGGAACTGGACCTGACAGGTATTCATCAGCTCGCGGCAGGGCAGGGAATCGATTCTGAAACACTTGACAATGCACTTTCCGAAGCGTTGTTATTGGCTTACAGCAAAACACCGAACGCGGCGAAGCATGCGCGCGTCGAACTTGACGACCGTGCCGGCACCTTCACCATCTGGGCGAGGGACGAGAAGCCCGTGGAACCCACTGAGGAGGACCCGCATCCGCGTCCCGAACTCGGCGAGGAATATGACGACACCCCGCACGATTTCGGCCGTCTGGCCGCTTCGACGGCCCGTCAGGTGATTCGTCAGCTTTTCCGCGACGCGGAGGACGAGCGTGTGCTTGGCGCTTTTGCTGGGCAGAAGGGCAAGCTCATTACCGGCGTCATCCAGCAGGATACGAAGGATCCGGCCAATGTGCATGTCGCGGTGGGCGACGTTGAGGCCATCCTTCCCAAGCGCGAGCAGGTGCCCGGCGAGCATTATCGCCATGGCGACCGTCTGCGCGTCTATGTCGTCACCGTCGGTCGTGGCTTGAAGGGCCCGGAAATCGTTGTGTCGCGTTCCCATCCTGAACTCGTTCGCAAGCTTTTCGAGCGTGAGGTTCCGGAGCTGGTTTCCGGCGCGGTGTCGATTATGGCCATCGCCCGCGAGGCCGGTGCCCGCACCAAGATCGCCGTTCGTGCCAACACCGAAGGCGTTAACCCGAAGGGTGCTTTGATTGGCCCCGGCGGCGCTCGCGTTCGCGCGGTGATGGAAAATCTCGGACCGGAAAAGATCGACATCGTCGATTGGTCGAAGGACCCGGCCAAGTTTGTCGGTTCGGCGCTTTCGCCGGCCGTCGCCACCGGCGTTGATATCGTCAGCGAGAAGAACAAGACGGCCATCGCCTATATCCACGATGACCAGCTTTCGCTCGCTATTGGTAAAGAAGGCCAGAACGCGCGTCTTGCCGCCAAACTCACCGGTTGGAAGATCGGCATCGAGTCCAGCGAGGCCCACGCCGCCGCACAGGCGCAAGCCGCCGCCAAGGCCGCGGAATCCGGCGAAACGGCAGGAAACGAACAATAG
- the rbfA gene encoding 30S ribosome-binding factor RbfA, translating into MAGTNPRAARIAALIQRVIASSMERTLHDKRLNGVTITDVRVTGDLQIARVYWTQLGQEGKAEGERKRAEQALKQATGRLRSLVGAKAGLRLTPQLQFIYDEVPSEAHEIEDILVTAHKRDEELDKARETAKYAGDENPYVEPRKKKTAADFEDDGVEEE; encoded by the coding sequence ATGGCAGGAACCAATCCACGGGCCGCGCGTATCGCGGCGTTGATCCAGCGCGTCATCGCCTCGTCGATGGAACGCACGTTGCACGACAAGCGCTTGAACGGCGTCACCATCACCGACGTCCGCGTCACCGGCGACTTGCAGATTGCCCGCGTCTACTGGACGCAGCTCGGCCAGGAGGGCAAAGCCGAGGGGGAGCGCAAGCGTGCGGAACAGGCGCTGAAGCAGGCCACTGGCAGGCTCCGTTCGCTGGTCGGCGCGAAGGCCGGGCTGCGGCTTACCCCGCAGTTGCAGTTCATCTACGATGAGGTGCCGAGCGAGGCGCACGAAATCGAGGACATTCTGGTTACCGCGCACAAGCGTGACGAGGAGCTCGACAAGGCCCGTGAGACCGCGAAGTATGCCGGTGACGAGAATCCGTACGTGGAGCCGCGCAAGAAGAAGACCGCTGCCGATTTTGAGGATGATGGTGTCGAAGAAGAATAA
- a CDS encoding tRNA pseudouridine(55) synthase TruB: MSKKNKQPELSGLVVVDKPLGVTSHDVVAAVRGELHMRRVGHAGTLDPQASGVLVIGFSHGTRLLNYIVDHTKTYEATIRLGQRSTTDDSEGEITTVAPVRLADGSAQSSSDERDGDPDDVRMLTLHQVEQAIEEHLTGNIQQVPSSYSAVRVNGRHAYELARQGKVVELNARPVTISEFTVLDARNAEARNNVFDAEKYENDTRAGVASVVDVDVRISCSTGTYIRSLGRDLGQLLGVGGYLTKLRRTRVGKFDLADPQLAERVVTAHAKPHTFTNREGVTLTLKRAVLDIDADELKRCALTMLEAAQRTMPTIPIRDEDAKNLRFGRRLPMILAAGASAEYGSGAAAETDNSAQIVKTADDKAVTNDGKTSTNTSGTNDIAAVYLPQTEEVVGIVEPANSHELKSVVVFPQVG; the protein is encoded by the coding sequence GTGTCGAAGAAGAATAAACAACCGGAACTTTCCGGGCTGGTAGTTGTTGACAAGCCGCTTGGCGTGACCAGCCACGATGTGGTGGCGGCCGTGCGTGGGGAGCTGCACATGCGTCGCGTCGGGCATGCGGGCACGCTCGATCCACAGGCCTCGGGCGTGCTGGTCATCGGGTTCAGTCACGGTACGCGGCTTTTGAACTATATCGTCGACCATACCAAGACTTACGAAGCCACCATCCGCCTTGGTCAGAGAAGTACTACCGACGATTCCGAAGGTGAGATCACCACGGTTGCGCCGGTAAGGTTGGCTGATGGTTCGGCGCAGTCATCAAGCGATGAACGTGATGGAGACCCTGATGACGTTCGTATGCTAACGCTCCACCAGGTTGAGCAAGCTATTGAAGAACACCTAACTGGCAATATCCAGCAGGTGCCAAGTTCCTATTCAGCAGTTCGCGTCAATGGCCGTCACGCTTACGAACTGGCTCGTCAAGGGAAAGTTGTGGAGCTGAACGCCCGTCCGGTTACCATCAGTGAATTCACCGTCTTAGACGCTCGTAATGCCGAAGCGAGAAACAACGTTTTTGATGCTGAGAAGTACGAAAATGACACGAGAGCGGGAGTGGCTTCCGTTGTCGACGTGGACGTGCGTATCAGCTGTTCGACGGGGACGTATATCCGTTCGCTCGGGCGCGATTTGGGACAGCTTTTGGGCGTCGGCGGTTATCTGACGAAGCTGCGTCGCACAAGGGTTGGCAAGTTTGATTTGGCCGATCCGCAATTGGCGGAGCGTGTGGTTACGGCACATGCCAAGCCGCATACATTTACCAATCGCGAGGGCGTAACGCTGACACTGAAGCGGGCCGTGCTGGACATCGATGCCGACGAACTGAAACGTTGCGCGCTGACCATGCTCGAGGCCGCGCAACGTACGATGCCGACCATTCCCATTAGGGATGAGGACGCCAAAAATTTGCGTTTCGGACGTAGACTGCCGATGATTCTAGCTGCTGGTGCAAGTGCCGAATATGGTTCCGGTGCCGCCGCTGAAACCGATAATTCGGCACAAATCGTCAAGACCGCTGATGATAAAGCTGTGACAAATGACGGCAAAACTTCAACTAATACCAGCGGAACTAATGACATCGCGGCCGTGTATCTCCCTCAAACGGAAGAGGTCGTAGGCATCGTGGAACCGGCAAACAGCCATGAGCTCAAATCCGTGGTGGTGTTCCCGCAGGTCGGGTAA